The Deltaproteobacteria bacterium genome window below encodes:
- a CDS encoding tail fiber domain-containing protein, producing MGKFTKHIRLGFLAILSASMASTTSIAGARDLSYGGRLTDNNGSAVSGPVDLRVQFFTAASGGTALLGSPLTFDATLLDDGVFQISIPASAVSSATFMDGTSETWVEIKDATNNVTYPRQQLNAAPLALKVPVDPNALLFDASGKLTINPAFGVNKIAGNEVATELPSPGQVLTWDGVTSSWKPTHVTANISGNVTGNLIVQGNNSTANRLILNDKGSVNSVALKAPDNLSGSVTLTLPPSEGLAGQLMTTDGSGHLQWISGSSPTGVASGDLTGSYPNPVLASTGISAGTYSKFAVDTKGRATFGTTLSPSDIPMLPASIIGYGVLNVINGGTGSTNFTSNGVILGNGPGNLYSTAAGAPFQSLVVPASGGVPSFGAVNLSQSLAVTGVLPAAAGGTGVASSAVFPTSGTVATRESVETLLNKTLSSSVFSSGSIVQAEVDAQALRISNPSSTVASTLNYEGTGARKWAAGVGVSGDTSTGLANNYFIMDKDANSVRMRIDSNGNVGIGSIGTSAPTTLLNVIGSTHIDPYGTGIVSNAQGAWTRWVAGAGKGYTNFVNHRGLGLGGFRLSDTADGSTITDLLTIQGNGNTGIGTSVPSTKLEVSGSSNGQVVTSIRNFSAGSSAYSGVVIGNDTAANKLALFTNSSTRTADGGAGNSTIRTDSGDLHLSAGGGQKLTINAISGNVGIGTTSPANLLQVYNPTSASIAVTGQGGTQGLYMGAGANQPWIGSSTNSDLRLITNSTEKVRVTSAGNVGIGTTSPWGRLVVAAPDGSLASQGTASTGWSGINLYNNTGAHTGSFAYGNSSAAIWADQVAIAARNNTAPIVFSTGSSPVERMRLTQGGYLGIGTTAPGTMLDVNGTVRSRSGGFQFPDGTILTTAPGSGTVTNQTSTSNINFASDTANSGNAAYNISFSTNGTQRMVVANSGGVGIGTASPESALDVVGGVSIGGYSGVSPAPTNGLIVSGNVGIGTANPTSKLEVAGTISSTIGGFVFPDGTIQATSATSGSNNSMVSGWPDAIKCSVTNPAHGTNIFYPEFVPYVGNGLYYYRLKVPGTLPLSLVFNTNGTFNSYENISASDCNVSITNLYTSGKAFNMTKGPAAQWLQSNNAAYYNAGNVGIGTSVPAYTFHVNGSIAGVGSYNALSDIRYKKEVLSLVDSLDKILAVRGVSYKWIDESQFGGEKQIGVIAQELESVIPEVVTTGDDGVKRVKYNDLIPVLIEAFKTERSQKNAELMRLTKENNELRRETQEMRSGLCDAMPHLVFCDQ from the coding sequence ATGGGCAAATTCACTAAACATATCAGACTTGGATTCTTGGCAATCCTATCTGCCAGCATGGCCTCAACAACGTCCATCGCCGGCGCCCGCGACCTATCCTACGGTGGCCGGCTCACCGACAATAACGGTTCTGCCGTCAGTGGACCGGTGGATCTCCGCGTGCAATTTTTCACCGCTGCGTCCGGTGGCACTGCACTGCTTGGGAGCCCCCTAACCTTCGACGCGACCCTACTCGATGACGGCGTCTTTCAAATCAGCATCCCTGCCAGTGCTGTAAGCTCCGCGACTTTTATGGACGGCACCAGTGAGACTTGGGTGGAGATTAAGGACGCAACTAATAACGTCACTTACCCACGCCAGCAACTAAACGCCGCACCATTAGCATTGAAAGTACCGGTCGACCCAAATGCTCTTTTATTCGATGCGAGTGGTAAATTGACGATCAATCCAGCATTTGGTGTGAACAAGATCGCCGGTAATGAGGTCGCTACGGAATTACCAAGCCCAGGGCAAGTACTCACTTGGGACGGGGTGACCTCGTCGTGGAAGCCGACTCATGTGACTGCAAATATTTCTGGCAACGTCACGGGTAACCTAATTGTCCAAGGTAACAACAGCACGGCCAACAGACTCATCCTCAACGACAAAGGCAGCGTGAATTCCGTGGCGCTGAAAGCGCCTGATAACCTCTCTGGCAGTGTAACGCTGACGCTCCCGCCAAGCGAGGGGCTAGCGGGACAACTAATGACCACTGACGGCTCAGGTCATCTACAATGGATTTCCGGATCGTCACCCACTGGTGTGGCTTCAGGAGATTTAACCGGTAGCTATCCCAATCCTGTGCTCGCGAGTACAGGCATCTCCGCTGGCACCTACAGTAAGTTTGCTGTCGATACCAAGGGACGTGCCACTTTTGGCACAACCCTGTCACCTTCTGACATCCCCATGCTTCCCGCCTCAATTATCGGCTACGGAGTACTCAACGTCATAAATGGAGGCACCGGCTCAACAAACTTCACCAGTAACGGGGTCATTCTAGGGAATGGCCCAGGCAACCTATACTCGACGGCCGCAGGGGCACCGTTTCAGAGCTTAGTGGTACCTGCCTCCGGTGGTGTCCCAAGCTTTGGCGCCGTGAATCTATCGCAGTCCCTTGCTGTTACCGGCGTCCTGCCTGCAGCAGCTGGTGGTACGGGTGTCGCATCCTCAGCCGTATTCCCAACTTCTGGCACTGTAGCTACAAGAGAGAGTGTGGAGACTTTGCTAAATAAAACGCTGTCATCGTCCGTTTTTAGCAGCGGCTCTATTGTTCAAGCAGAAGTCGATGCTCAGGCGTTACGCATTTCGAACCCAAGCTCTACGGTTGCTAGTACTTTGAATTACGAAGGCACAGGTGCTAGAAAATGGGCGGCAGGAGTCGGAGTAAGTGGGGATACAAGTACTGGGCTGGCAAACAATTACTTCATCATGGACAAGGACGCGAATAGTGTGAGGATGAGGATTGATAGCAACGGTAATGTTGGTATTGGCTCAATAGGTACATCAGCACCTACAACCCTCTTAAATGTTATTGGTTCCACTCACATCGACCCCTACGGAACAGGCATCGTCAGCAATGCACAAGGAGCCTGGACACGCTGGGTCGCTGGAGCCGGTAAAGGCTACACCAATTTTGTAAACCACAGAGGGCTCGGCCTGGGTGGCTTCCGTCTTTCAGACACTGCAGATGGCTCAACGATCACTGACCTGCTTACGATTCAAGGAAACGGAAATACGGGAATAGGTACGAGCGTGCCCTCCACCAAACTAGAGGTATCGGGTTCATCTAACGGACAAGTCGTCACGTCTATAAGAAATTTCAGCGCGGGATCGAGCGCCTACTCGGGCGTGGTGATCGGCAACGATACGGCGGCGAACAAGTTGGCATTGTTTACGAACAGTTCAACACGTACCGCGGACGGTGGAGCAGGAAACTCAACCATAAGAACAGATTCAGGGGATCTTCACCTGAGTGCCGGCGGTGGTCAAAAGCTCACCATCAATGCGATAAGCGGCAACGTTGGGATCGGGACGACAAGCCCGGCTAATCTATTGCAGGTCTATAACCCCACGTCAGCTTCGATTGCTGTCACCGGCCAGGGAGGCACTCAGGGGCTTTACATGGGAGCGGGTGCAAACCAACCGTGGATTGGATCTTCGACGAACAGTGATTTAAGACTGATAACGAACTCGACAGAAAAGGTAAGGGTCACATCTGCCGGCAATGTCGGCATCGGCACCACCAGCCCTTGGGGCCGCCTCGTTGTTGCAGCTCCAGACGGGTCTTTAGCTTCTCAAGGTACTGCATCGACCGGATGGTCAGGTATCAATCTTTACAACAACACTGGAGCGCACACTGGTAGTTTTGCCTACGGAAACAGTTCCGCCGCAATCTGGGCTGATCAAGTTGCCATAGCAGCACGTAATAATACCGCTCCAATCGTCTTCAGCACGGGCTCAAGTCCCGTGGAGAGGATGAGACTCACCCAAGGCGGATATCTTGGAATCGGCACCACAGCTCCGGGCACCATGCTCGATGTGAACGGCACCGTCCGCTCAAGATCTGGCGGCTTTCAGTTCCCCGATGGTACGATCCTTACAACCGCTCCCGGCTCAGGTACTGTCACTAATCAGACTAGTACTTCAAATATAAATTTTGCATCTGATACAGCTAACAGCGGTAACGCAGCTTACAATATATCGTTTAGCACAAACGGCACTCAGCGTATGGTTGTCGCCAACTCTGGTGGTGTGGGTATAGGCACCGCGTCCCCGGAATCAGCGCTAGATGTGGTCGGTGGTGTATCGATAGGTGGGTACTCCGGTGTTAGTCCTGCTCCTACAAACGGGCTTATTGTGAGTGGTAATGTGGGGATTGGTACCGCGAACCCCACCAGCAAACTCGAAGTTGCTGGCACCATTAGTTCAACTATCGGAGGTTTTGTATTTCCTGACGGCACAATACAAGCAACATCAGCGACTAGCGGCTCCAACAATTCAATGGTAAGTGGATGGCCCGATGCGATTAAGTGCAGCGTAACGAACCCGGCTCACGGGACCAACATTTTCTACCCAGAATTTGTTCCCTATGTAGGAAACGGCCTCTATTATTACCGCTTGAAAGTGCCAGGTACGTTACCCCTGTCACTAGTTTTCAACACGAACGGTACCTTTAATAGCTACGAAAACATTTCTGCATCTGACTGCAATGTGAGTATCACCAACCTCTACACCAGCGGCAAAGCCTTCAACATGACGAAAGGACCCGCCGCTCAATGGCTGCAGAGCAATAACGCTGCCTACTACAACGCCGGAAACGTCGGCATTGGCACTTCCGTTCCAGCGTATACATTTCACGTAAATGGATCCATAGCCGGTGTTGGCAGCTACAATGCACTCTCAGACATTCGCTACAAAAAGGAGGTCTTATCCCTAGTAGACAGTCTTGACAAGATACTCGCTGTACGTGGCGTCAGTTACAAATGGATCGACGAATCTCAATTTGGTGGCGAAAAACAAATAGGTGTGATTGCCCAGGAACTGGAATCGGTCATCCCCGAAGTGGTAACTACTGGCGATGACGGCGTGAAACGAGTGAAGTACAACGACCTCATCCCGGTTCTAATCGAAGCTTTTAAAACTGAGCGAAGTCAAAAAAACGCAGAATTGATGCGGCTCACAAAAGAAAATAATGAACTAAGGCGAGAAACGCAAGAAATGAGATCTGGACTTTGCGACGCGATGCCGCATTTAGTATTCTGTGACCAGTAA
- a CDS encoding serine/threonine-protein phosphatase, which produces MDAPKPKRTGRYEKVFAYVKGKLQPDRQAFVRDWLVRSAESSRGGLVYVIFHFVSLVVDPIIMDRASSYESLRYFHVAGIISYFAIRFRFEKSINTSVWIGTFLQVLNLSGYTYLLRSYAIEENGIGLLTLKAWTGVVVVGIIQVILWPGHVIRNRLLMAVASAIVIILSLQGTPFVRGMLPLGIFALFFAALGNIDATARTINEALREYEFAQLRRAHENARYTFEMDMARSIQHSMALPKEARIGDFQIYCYQSMHDEVGGDWAGAREDREGNLYVAVADAAGKGLQAALVVHSVQCLWAEHLNAPEFDPVAWIESLNRTLYELGRDEIHMVTVGITKISRERIDYWGAGHLPLYVAVDSADEQTQSKLVTLASTANPVGILPTIEVGCTSYEPQPGETFEIINHTDGVIVEGKRRSKRAIMKLYADLRTRGEDILDTLPASDDRTIMWIRQDVA; this is translated from the coding sequence GTGGATGCACCTAAGCCAAAACGCACTGGACGATACGAAAAGGTTTTTGCCTACGTTAAGGGCAAACTGCAACCAGATCGCCAGGCCTTTGTCCGTGATTGGCTCGTCCGATCTGCGGAGTCGTCGCGCGGTGGACTCGTTTATGTCATTTTTCATTTTGTCTCACTGGTTGTCGATCCTATCATCATGGATCGCGCTAGTAGTTACGAGTCACTTCGTTATTTTCACGTTGCCGGAATCATCAGTTACTTTGCTATTAGGTTTAGGTTTGAGAAATCCATCAATACATCGGTGTGGATTGGCACCTTCTTACAAGTCCTCAACTTAAGTGGTTACACCTACCTACTGCGCAGTTACGCGATCGAGGAAAATGGCATCGGTCTCCTGACCCTCAAGGCTTGGACCGGCGTCGTAGTGGTCGGGATTATTCAAGTCATACTCTGGCCCGGACACGTGATCAGGAATCGGCTGCTCATGGCAGTAGCTTCGGCCATAGTGATTATACTGTCGCTTCAGGGAACCCCCTTTGTCCGCGGCATGCTACCTCTTGGGATTTTCGCTCTCTTTTTTGCTGCCCTGGGCAACATCGATGCCACCGCACGCACCATTAATGAGGCCCTTCGCGAATATGAGTTCGCACAGTTGCGTCGGGCCCATGAAAATGCGCGCTACACCTTTGAGATGGACATGGCTAGGTCGATTCAACACTCGATGGCTCTGCCTAAAGAAGCTCGCATCGGTGATTTTCAAATCTACTGCTACCAATCCATGCACGACGAGGTAGGTGGCGATTGGGCCGGCGCACGAGAGGATCGCGAGGGCAACTTGTATGTCGCTGTCGCCGATGCCGCCGGTAAAGGACTGCAAGCGGCCTTGGTTGTGCATAGTGTGCAGTGCTTATGGGCTGAACATTTAAATGCGCCCGAGTTTGATCCAGTCGCCTGGATCGAGAGTCTCAACCGCACGCTTTACGAGCTAGGCCGCGACGAAATCCATATGGTCACTGTCGGGATCACAAAAATTTCCCGCGAAAGAATCGATTATTGGGGTGCAGGCCATTTGCCGCTCTATGTCGCAGTGGACAGTGCAGATGAACAGACACAGTCTAAATTGGTGACGTTGGCATCGACAGCAAATCCAGTAGGAATTTTGCCTACGATCGAGGTCGGCTGCACATCGTACGAGCCGCAACCCGGAGAGACCTTCGAAATCATAAACCATACAGACGGCGTGATTGTCGAAGGTAAGCGACGCTCGAAACGCGCCATCATGAAACTATACGCAGATCTGAGAACTCGCGGCGAAGACATACTGGACACACTACCAGCGAGCGATGATCGGACCATCATGTGGATCCGGCAAGATGTGGCTTAG